In the genome of Colletotrichum lupini chromosome 8, complete sequence, one region contains:
- a CDS encoding GDP/GTP exchange factor Sec2p: MAVTNLVWHSFIAVAGWAQHTSPQPGGRPFGHFRSLSSIARSPSPSPRATKTTSQAPSVVDMPIMSSSVASSPALRPTTTVTPPDDDGELSTLPDPRSRAMSPASEADAAQHPELNDEVATLSAKLINAINHQTTLDDTLSATRQELERAREKIKHLEEQNESQREMLAGDIWIRRKTAEEEKKTIMLRVNQEKKLREDAEKEQKRIEQELESLSTALFEEANNMVITAKEEARVEQEAIQRKNDNLRSQLGDMEALLTSQQQQLADLKHVMEQMMLERDDATTGTAPSSPGFSKPDITKDDDRSEGLVASPLLDPSSPTYPTSLTHLIQPVLRTDLGAYEDFLSLTKLSRNRAGSRVSSGSYNGLSGLGLGMGGSTSSAHPSNASTASLSTAGTPATSSPQTPNTPASVSSTASANVGPPPPALKETKFFKRVLAEDVEPTLRLDIAPGLSWLARRSVLNAMSDGSIVVEPIPANAPFASIVKPQFYPCSLCGDARKDEEHLRTYRFRTSESESAQRYPLCKYCLGRVRSTCDFLNFLRIVKDGHWRAEDEDAEKAAWEESVRLREQMFWSRIGGGVVPASHHHSLPLEKSPRTSHDSESRDIGPEVAVTPSENINDDATPFATPLEETASQLDAEESLARPETPCPSNRNSTLSSSPEKGSIAEKDGEKRLSINIPIQEEQQIIVATTEEKVEATA, from the coding sequence ATGGCTGTAACTAATCTTGTGTGGCACAGCTTTATCGCCGTCGCTGGCTGGGCACAACATACCAGCCCTCAACCCGGTGGAAGACCTTTTGGCCATTTTCGATCTCTCTCTTCAATAGCTCGATCTCCGTCACCAAGCCCCCGAGCCACCAAAACGACGAGTCAAGCACCTTCCGTTGTCGACATGCCCATCATGTCTTCCTCAGTAGCATCCTCGCCGGCACTTCGACCCACGACAACAGTGACACCTCCAGACGATGACGGCGAGCTGAGTACACTACCTGACCCCCGCAGCCGGGCTATGAGTCCCGCTAGTGAAGCCGATGCTGCTCAGCATCCCGAGCTGAATGACGAAGTCGCAACCCTGAGCGCCAAGTTAATAAACGCCATCAACCACCAGACAACCCTCGACGACACATTATCCGCCACAAGACAAGAGTTGGAAAGAGCACGCGAGAAAATCAAGCATTTAGAAGAACAGAACGAATCTCAAAGAGAGATGCTTGCGGGCGATATTTGGATTCGTCGCAAGACCGCAgaggaagaaaagaagaCCATCATGCTCCGTGTGAACCAAGAGAAGAAACTCCGAGAGGATGCCGAGAAGGAGCAAAAGAGGATTGAACAAGAGTTGGAGAGTCTTTCCACGGCTTTATTCGAGGAGGCCAACAACATGGTCATCACTGCGAAAGAGGAGGCGAGGGTAGAGCAGGAGGCCATCCAACGAAAGAACGACAATCTGAGATCTCAGCTTGGCGATATGGAGGCCTTGCTGACCTCTCAACAACAGCAACTAGCAGACCTAAAGCACGTCATGGAGCAGATGATGCTCGAAAGAGATGATGCTACAACCGGCACAGCTCCCTCCTCTCCCGGCTTTAGTAAACCCGATATCACGAAAGATGATGATCGCTCAGAAGGCCTCGTCGCTTCGCCTCTCTTGGATCCGTCTTCGCCGACGTACCCTACTAGCTTGACGCATCTCATTCAGCCAGTTCTTAGGACTGATCTGGGAGCTTACGAGGACTTTCTTAGCCTCACAAAGCTGTCCAGGAATCGCGCTGGTAGCCGTGTTTCGTCTGGCTCATATAACGGTCTGAGTGGGTTGGGTCTCGGCATGGGCGGCAGCACCTCAAGCGCTCACCCTTCCAATGCATCAACTGCTTCCCTATCCACGGCTGGGACTCCGGCTACGTCATCGCCGCAGACCCCGAATACCCCAGCTTCTGTCTCAAGCACGGCCTCAGCCAACGTGGGCCCGCCCCCGCCGGCTCTCAAGGAAACCAAGTTTTTCAAGCGTGTCCTGGCAGAGGATGTTGAGCCGACACTCCGACTGGATATCGCCCCGGGCCTGTCCTGGCTTGCGCGTCGCAGCGTTTTGAATGCCATGAGCGATGGCTCAATCGTGGTGGAGCCAATTCCTGCCAATGCGCCCTTTGCCTCAATTGTCAAGCCGCAGTTCTACCCCTGTTCCCTGTGTGGCGACGCACGGAAGGATGAAGAGCACCTGCGAACATACCGTTTCCGAACCAGCGAGTCTGAATCAGCTCAGAGATACCCTCTTTGCAAATATTGCTTAGGTCGTGTGAGATCAACGTGCGATTTCCTCAACTTTTTGCGTATCGTAAAAGACGGGCACTGGCGAGCGGAGGACGAAGACGCAGAGAAGGCTGCCTGGGAGGAAAGCGTTCGCCTGCGGGAACAGATGTTTTGGTCCCGAATCGGTGGTGGCGTCGTCCCGGCCAGTCATCATCACTCACTACCCCTGGAGAAGAGCCCTCGGACTAGCCATGATAGCGAGTCTAGAGACATTGGACCAGAGGTGGCAGTGACGCCTTCGGAGAACATCAATGATGACGCTACTCCCTTTGCCACTCCCCTCGAGGAGACGGCCAGCCAGCTGGATGCCGAGGAGTCATTAGCAAGACCAGAGACGCCTTGCCCGAGTAATCGAAACTCAACACTGTCGTCTTCGCCAGAGAAGGGCTCTATTGCAGAGAAGGACGGCGAGAAACGACTGTCTATCAATATTCCCATCCAAGAGGAGCAGCAAATTATCGTTGCGACAACCGAGGAAAAGGTCGAAGCCACAGCATAA